TTGTAGAACCAGGTCGATGCCTTGGTGAGCAGTCCGGCCGAGCTGAGGAACTCCATCAGCCCGGAGCAGCTGGAACGCAGCAGCGACTTGTGGTGTTGGTTGTTCTTCGCCTCGCGGACGGCCCGCTTCACGTCCAGTCCCGCGTTCTCGTAGACCTTCTTGTTCACCATGCTGGTGACGATGAAGTACGAGGCGATGGCCACGACCAGGGAGTTGATCTGCTTGCGCAGCGGTCCGGCCTTCTCCAGCCGTTCCTTGGTCTCCTGCCTGGCGAACTTCATGTGCCGTGATTCCTCGACCACGTGGATGTTGTTGACGGTGCGGACGAAAGGCACCACCCGCTCGTCCCGCATCCAGTCCCGCTGCATCACGTCGAGAACTTCCTCGGCGACCAGGATCGCTGCGTAGGCGGCCTCGCCGAACGCGAGCGCCTTGAACACGCGACCGAGTTCGACGACACCCCTGGAAGGGCGATACGCGGGAGCGCGCAGTTTCGCGGCTCCACGCGCGAACATGATGGAGTGTCGGCACTCGTCGGCGATCTCGGTCAGCGCCCACTGGAAGGACGGGTCGGTCGGGTCCTTCGCGTAGAAGTCCC
This genomic stretch from Actinopolyspora halophila DSM 43834 harbors:
- a CDS encoding AurF N-oxygenase family protein, whose translation is MTSSITGSETTSSTSDRDDVARRLLDSSETLSYDPAQEVDWETPLDTNYHGTSPEWSTLYGTAYWKEMTPEQQRELTRQEAASVASTGIWFEMILQQMMLRDFYAKDPTDPSFQWALTEIADECRHSIMFARGAAKLRAPAYRPSRGVVELGRVFKALAFGEAAYAAILVAEEVLDVMQRDWMRDERVVPFVRTVNNIHVVEESRHMKFARQETKERLEKAGPLRKQINSLVVAIASYFIVTSMVNKKVYENAGLDVKRAVREAKNNQHHKSLLRSSCSGLMEFLSSAGLLTKASTWFYKRANLI